In Pectobacterium brasiliense, the genomic stretch AACCGAACCGATACCATTCAGCGGCAGGTTCTCCGCGACGCGCTGCGTCAGCGTATTGATCTCAACCTGATACTGAATATTCTCGACCCGAGCGCGCGTTTTCTTACCGCCAATCTTGATGTCGTAACTCTGTCCCGGCACCAGCGGCTGCTCCGCCATCCAGACGACGTCCACCAGCGCATGCTGCACCGCTTTCAGCGACTCGCTGCTGTCGATCAGCAGGTCACCACGGCTGATATCCACCTCATCCGCCAGCACCAGCGTAATCGCTTCACCCGCCTGCGCCTGCGGTAAATCCCCGTCAAAGGTCACAATACGGCTGACGGTGGATTCTACGCCGGATGGCAGCACTTTAACCCGTTGCCCAACGCGGATGATGCCGGAGGCCAGCGTTCCCGCGTAGCCACGGAAATCCAGATTCGGGCGATTCACATACTGAACCGGGAAACGCATCGGCTGTTCCAGCGTACGCTGTGCCACATTGACCGTTTCCAGCACGTCCAGCAGCGTCGGTCCGGTATACCAGCCCATCGTCGTACTCGGCGTTGCGACATTGTCGCCATCCAGCGCGGAAATCGGCACAAAGGTGATATTCAGGTCGGCAGGCAGTTGCTGAGCAAAATCCAGATAGTCCTGCTTAAACTGCTCAAACACCGTTTGCTGATAATCCACTAAGTCCATTTTGTTCACCGCCACCACCAGATCGCGAATCCCCAGCAGGGTCGCAATAAAGCTGTGACGACGGGTTTGATCCAATACGCCTTTGCGAGCGTCAATCAGCAGGATCGCCAGTTCGCAGGTTGATGCGCCCGTTGCCATGTTGCGGGTGTACTGCTCGTGTCCCGGCGTATCGGCGATGATGAATTTGCGTTTTTCCGTGGAAAAATAGCGGTAGGCCACGTCAATCGTGATGCCCTGTTCACGTTCAGCCTGAAGCCCATCGACCAGCAGCGCCAGATCCAGTTTTTCGCCCTGCGTGCCCAGACGCTTGCTGTCATTGTGCAGCGTACTGAGCTGATCTTCATAAATCTGGCGCGTATCGTGTAACAAACGGCCAATCAGCGTACTTTTTCCATCGTCGACGCTACCGCAGGTCAGGAAACGCAGCAGCGTTTTATCCTGCTGCGCGTGTAAATACGCTTCCACACCGCCCTGCTCGGCGATCTGCTGTGCAATCGCATTGTTGATGATGACGGCATCTTTCTCAGCCGCATTGTCTGCCGCTGTGTCTTTTAAAGAAATTTGGCTCATTCGACGATTCCTCAGAAATACCCTTGACGCTTTTTCAGCTCCATTGAACCGGCCTGATCGCGGTCAATTACCCTTCCCTGACGCTCACTGGTCGTGGAAACCAGCATCTCTTCGATGATTTCCGGCAGCGTTTGCGCCTCTGAT encodes the following:
- the cysN gene encoding sulfate adenylyltransferase subunit CysN, whose protein sequence is MNNAIAQQIAEQGGVEAYLHAQQDKTLLRFLTCGSVDDGKSTLIGRLLHDTRQIYEDQLSTLHNDSKRLGTQGEKLDLALLVDGLQAEREQGITIDVAYRYFSTEKRKFIIADTPGHEQYTRNMATGASTCELAILLIDARKGVLDQTRRHSFIATLLGIRDLVVAVNKMDLVDYQQTVFEQFKQDYLDFAQQLPADLNITFVPISALDGDNVATPSTTMGWYTGPTLLDVLETVNVAQRTLEQPMRFPVQYVNRPNLDFRGYAGTLASGIIRVGQRVKVLPSGVESTVSRIVTFDGDLPQAQAGEAITLVLADEVDISRGDLLIDSSESLKAVQHALVDVVWMAEQPLVPGQSYDIKIGGKKTRARVENIQYQVEINTLTQRVAENLPLNGIGSVELIFDEPLVLDNYQHNAVTGGMIFIDRLSNVTIGAGLVREPIEQVYQEPGAHSAFELELNALVRRHFPHWGARDLLGGK